Proteins from a genomic interval of Caulobacter rhizosphaerae:
- a CDS encoding EF-hand domain-containing protein, with translation MRRKIIALALATLAVFAAAGSAQARMPSPEKIFKAWDKNADGGIDKDEWIAAGRKEKRFTQADTDGDGKVSLEELRAGMARMKARPAASTGEQTPPAEH, from the coding sequence ATGCGCCGCAAGATCATCGCCCTCGCCCTGGCCACGCTGGCCGTCTTCGCCGCCGCCGGCTCGGCCCAGGCCCGGATGCCGTCGCCCGAAAAGATCTTCAAGGCCTGGGACAAGAACGCCGACGGCGGGATCGACAAGGACGAGTGGATCGCCGCCGGCCGCAAGGAAAAGCGCTTCACCCAGGCCGACACGGACGGCGACGGCAAGGTCTCCCTGGAGGAGCTGAGAGCCGGCATGGCCCGCATGAAGGCGCGCCCGGCCGCGTCGACGGGCGAGCAGACCCCGCCCGCCGAACACTAG
- a CDS encoding copper-binding protein — MSDVFGSIRQISKTDKPMKIKAISAGFLMVALAACGPGKPAKTASEAPATTAAALPAGPEYDSTGVIAGLEGQAVTLDHEGASAAKLAPGRTVFQAYGDILAEAPLTPGARIAFKFHKVGEAWELTELKAR, encoded by the coding sequence ATGAGTGACGTGTTCGGATCGATCCGCCAAATTTCGAAAACTGATAAGCCCATGAAAATCAAAGCAATATCAGCCGGTTTCCTGATGGTGGCGCTTGCCGCCTGCGGTCCGGGCAAGCCGGCGAAAACCGCGTCCGAGGCCCCGGCGACGACTGCGGCGGCGCTTCCGGCGGGCCCGGAATACGATTCGACGGGCGTCATCGCCGGGCTTGAGGGCCAGGCGGTAACGCTCGATCACGAGGGCGCGAGCGCGGCGAAGCTGGCGCCGGGCCGTACCGTTTTCCAGGCCTATGGCGACATCCTGGCCGAGGCGCCGCTGACGCCCGGCGCGCGGATCGCCTTCAAGTTCCACAAGGTCGGCGAGGCCTGGGAACTGACCGAGTTGAAGGCCCGCTAG
- a CDS encoding potassium channel family protein, which yields MLKYVDSIKELLALYALLLVAGAGAYAAFEHKPFLDALWWACVTATTVGYGDIYPATTGGRVVAVVLMHVTLLFILPLLIGNICSRCVKDQNEFSHAEQEELKAALRRLEDKLDRAERA from the coding sequence ATGCTCAAATACGTCGACAGCATCAAGGAACTTCTGGCGCTCTATGCGCTGCTGCTCGTGGCCGGGGCCGGCGCCTACGCCGCCTTCGAGCACAAGCCGTTCCTCGATGCGCTGTGGTGGGCCTGCGTCACCGCCACCACCGTCGGCTACGGCGACATATACCCCGCCACGACCGGCGGCCGGGTCGTCGCCGTGGTGCTGATGCACGTGACGCTGCTGTTCATCCTGCCGCTGCTGATCGGCAACATCTGCTCGCGCTGCGTCAAGGATCAGAACGAGTTCAGCCACGCCGAGCAGGAAGAGCTGAAGGCGGCGCTGCGCCGGCTGGAAGACAAGCTGGACCGGGCCGAACGGGCCTAG
- a CDS encoding RtcB family protein, which translates to MSGFTHIESDGAPIKAWTRGVPIEDSALKQLRNVAALPFIHKHVAVMPDVHWGMGATVGSVIPTLGAIIPAAVGVDIGCGMMAVRTSIRAEHLPDNLFGVRSDIEAAVPHGRTDNGGRNDTGAWQVEPPAAAADRWEGLKAGYDDVVARHPKAAHPRGFGHLGTLGTGNHFVELCLDEAGDVWVMLHSGSRGVGNRFGTYFIERAKHEMKRWYINLPDQDLAYFAEGSEGFVDYVRAVSWAQKYARANREVMMEQVLGVLKRTFPDLVVTQEAVNCHHNYVSREKHFGKDVYLTRKGAVSAKDGELGIIPGSMGAKSFIVRGRGNPDSFCTCSHGAGRAMSRTEAKRRFTIADHVAATAGVECRKDAEVIDETPMAYKDIDAVMAAQSDLVDIVHTLRQVVCVKG; encoded by the coding sequence ATGAGCGGCTTCACACACATCGAAAGCGACGGCGCGCCGATCAAGGCGTGGACCCGGGGCGTGCCCATCGAGGACTCCGCCCTCAAGCAGCTGCGCAACGTCGCCGCCCTGCCCTTCATCCACAAGCACGTGGCGGTCATGCCCGACGTGCACTGGGGGATGGGCGCGACGGTCGGCTCGGTGATCCCCACCCTGGGGGCGATCATCCCGGCCGCCGTGGGCGTCGACATCGGCTGCGGCATGATGGCGGTGCGCACCTCGATCCGCGCCGAGCACCTGCCCGACAACCTGTTCGGCGTCCGCTCGGACATCGAGGCGGCGGTGCCGCACGGCCGGACCGACAACGGCGGGCGCAACGACACGGGCGCCTGGCAGGTCGAGCCGCCGGCGGCCGCGGCGGACAGGTGGGAAGGCCTGAAGGCCGGCTATGACGACGTCGTGGCCCGGCACCCGAAGGCGGCCCACCCGCGCGGTTTCGGCCACCTGGGCACGCTGGGCACGGGCAACCACTTCGTCGAGCTGTGCCTGGACGAGGCCGGCGACGTCTGGGTGATGCTGCACTCGGGCTCGCGCGGCGTCGGCAACCGGTTCGGGACCTACTTCATCGAGCGCGCCAAACACGAGATGAAGCGCTGGTACATCAACCTGCCCGACCAGGACCTGGCCTACTTCGCCGAAGGCAGCGAGGGCTTCGTCGACTACGTCCGGGCCGTGTCCTGGGCGCAGAAGTACGCCCGGGCCAACCGCGAGGTGATGATGGAGCAGGTGCTGGGGGTGCTGAAGCGGACCTTTCCCGACCTCGTGGTCACGCAGGAAGCGGTGAACTGCCACCACAACTACGTGTCGCGGGAGAAGCACTTCGGCAAGGACGTGTACCTGACCCGGAAGGGCGCGGTCTCGGCCAAGGACGGGGAGCTGGGAATCATCCCGGGTTCGATGGGCGCCAAGTCGTTCATCGTGCGCGGCCGGGGCAACCCGGACTCGTTCTGCACGTGCTCGCACGGCGCCGGGCGGGCGATGAGCCGCACCGAGGCCAAGCGGCGGTTCACGATCGCCGACCACGTGGCCGCCACCGCCGGCGTCGAATGCCGCAAGGACGCCGAGGTGATCGACGAAACGCCGATGGCCTACAAGGACATCGACGCGGTCATGGCCGCCCAGAGCGACTTGGTGGACATCGTCCACACGCTGCGCCAGGTCGTCTGCGTGAAGGGCTAA